In Methanofollis aquaemaris, the genomic window GGCCGTCGGGGGCCGGGAAGACCGTGGTCCTTGAGGCGGTCGCCGGCCTTCACATTCCACGGGAGGGACGCGTCCTCCTGCGGGGCGAGGACGTCGGCGACATCCCGCCTGAACGACGGGGAGTGGCGCTGGTCTACCAGGACTACTCGCTCTTTCCCCACATGACGGTCAGGAAGAACATCGGCTTTGGCCTGCGCCTCAAAAAGATTCCCGGAGACGAGATCGAAAGAAGGGTGGACAGACTGCTGGAGCGCTTCTCCATCACCCACCTGGCCGACCGCCACCCCCTTACGATGAGCGGGGGCGAGCAGCAGCGGGTGGCGATCGCAAGGGCACTCGCGACAGAACCAGACATCCTCCTCCTTGACGAACCCTTCGCCGCCCTCGACCCGGTCACAAAAGAGACGTTGATGGACGAGCTCGCGAGGGTGAGGAAGGAGACCGGGCTGACGGTGGTCCAGGTGACGCACGCACGCGAGGAGGCGCTGCGGCTTGCGACGCGGATCGCCGTCATCATCGATGGTTGTCTTGTCCAGGAGGACTCCAGGGAAGGAGTCTTCGACGCCCCGCGTACGGTGGAGGTGGCGCGTTTTGTGGGGATGGAAAATATCGTCGACGGCATCGTGGCCGAAAACCAGGACGGGCTTGCATCGGTCAGGGTCGGAGACCGGACTCTCTTCGCCCTCTCAGATGTCCAACCGGGTGTCAGGGTCTCGGTCGCCTTCAGAGCGGCTGATGTGGTCCTTGCTCGCCCTGGAACAGACGGGAGCACGGCGCGCAACCACTTCAAAGGAGTGGTCACCGAGGTCATCCCAAGAGGTGGTCCCCTGGTCATGGTCAGGGTCAACTGCGGTTTCCCGCTTGTCGCCATGATCACCCGCCAGTCGGCGGAAGAAAGCAGTATCTCGGCTGGCGACGAGGTCCTGGTCAGGTTCAAAGCGAGCGCCGCCCTCGCCATCCCGGCAGAACGACCGACACCCCCTTAAACCCCACCAGACCATACGTTCTTCAATGCAGGAGAACGAAAACCCCCTCTCTTCCATGACCGGCGTTCACCGCATTGAGATGGGTGTGAACGGCCGGGTGCAGGGCGTGGGCTACCGGAGTTTTGTGGCAGGATGTGCCGCACGAACCGGCGTATCGGGATATGTCCGAAACCTCCCTGACGGCACTGTCGAGATCGTTGCCGAAGGGGATGCTGCAGACCTCGCCACCTTCCTCGATGCCGTCGAGGCGCAGGACGAACCGGTGATCTCGGTCGAGGGGATCACGATCTCCCTCACAGAACCCACCGGCGAATTTACCGGGTTTGACGCGAGGTTCGGAGACCGGAAAGAAGAGATCTTCAAGCGGAGCATGCTCGCCCTCGACCTGATGAAGGAGGTCCTCAAGACCGAAGAGAACCTGCTGGCTGAGCAGAAGAAGACGAACAAACTGCTCGAAGAGATCCTGAAGATACGACAGCAGTGAATGTCGTTCGGGTCGAAGCCATATGAGAGTCCCCTCTTTATCCTGAACGCATTTTTGTCGCCCCGATCACGGCGACCAGGGCGGCGGTGAAGCCGTTGGTGGCGACGATCGCCGCATCGTCCCGCAGGGCACCGTATACGAACCAGAGGGTGAGGCCGGCGAAGAGGAGGATCAGCATCAGGGCCGAGAAGTCATGGGCCGAACGCGTGCGGAGGGTCCGTATCACCTGGGGGAGGAAGGAGACGGTGGTGAGCAGGCCGGCACAAAAACCGATGAGCATGGTCGCGTCCATGCATCTCCTCTCCTCCTCTCGGTCATAAACCCATCTCAGAGAGTGAGAGTTTCTCCCTGGCGCAGAGTTGTTCGTGCAAATCCGGCCCGAAGGGTGATGCCCCACACATTCAGGAAGAGCCGGCACCCCCGAGGAAAGGAGAAAGGTCTATGTCATCGCGCGGTAGAGGGGGAGGCATGGACCGCTCGGCCTGGTACGCCTCGCTGAAGAAGCCATGGTTCACCCCACCTGCAAGAGTCTTCGGACCGATCTGGGGGGTGCTCTACCTGCTGATGGCGGTTGCGGCGGTCATCGTGATCATCGAAGACGGCCCCGATGCCCCAGCAGCACTCCTGGCATTTGCGGTGCAGCTTGTCATCAACCTCCTCTGGCCCTCCGTCTTCTGGGGGCGCCGCTCCCTCTTCGGAAGTTTCGTGGTGATCCTCCTCCTGTGGATCGCGGTGCTCGCGACGATAGTCCTCTTCTCCCGGGTCTCAGATCTGGCCGCCGCCCTCCTCCTCCCTTACCTCATCTGGGTGAGCCTGGCCACCCTCCTCAGCGGTGCGATCTGGCGACTGAACCGCACTCAGTCAGCGTGAATTTCACGCGTTTTTGTCGGACTGAATATCGAGAAACACCATATTCATTCAGGATACAAAAAACAGATCATATAACCGACCTCCTCACAGGCGAGTGCCTCCGTATGCCGGCCGCTGTCTCTTCACCCACCCTTGAAGCCCTCACCGTGAAAGTGGTCTCCATATTTCCCGAGAACACGAAGAAGGGGATCCCACTCATCCATGCCGGAGTCCTGCTCCTCGATCCCGACTCCAGCCGATCCCTCGCTCTCATCGAAGGCAGTTCGCTCACAGCCCTCCGGACCGGTGCCGCATCCGGGTTGGCAACTGACCTCCTCGCCAGGTCGGAAAGCCGGGTCGCGGCGGTCATCGGTGCGGGGGGCCAGGCCCGCACCCAGGTGGCGGCAATCTGCAGCGTCAGACCGATTGAGGAGGTGCGAATTTATGCAAGGCAACCCGGGCACATCGAGGACATTATCAGGGAAATGGCAACCCGTTCAGCCAGAGAGGCGGTCAGAGGGGCAGATATCGTCTGCACCGCGACCTACTCGACGAAACCCGTCTTCCCGGACGCCTCTCTGGAACCCGGAACACACATCAACGCAATTGGGACCTATACACCAGAGATGCATGAGGTTCCGTCCGAGACCGTCCTGCGGGCACAAGTGGTGGTCGACCAGAGGGACGCCGCCCTCGCGGAGGTCGGGGATCTGTGCGTCCCGATCCGAGCAGGAATCGTCGGCCCCGAGATTTTCAGGGCAGAGAACGGCGAGATGGCCGCGGGCATCGTTCCATTCGAAAGGTTATCTGACGAAGTCACACTCTTCAAGTCGGTTGGCCTCGGTGTCCAGGACACTTTTGCCGCCGCAAGAGTGTACCGGAACGCCCATAAGATGGAATTGGGGACAGAAGCCGTCCGGGACTCCACATGAGGAGAGAGACCACGGTACGCCGGCCCGGACCTACAGGTTCAATACCTATCATTTATCTTCTGCCCCGGAATATCCTCTATTGGAGATGGAGTTCATGGAGCATAACCTGTCAGAGAGCCAGAAGAGGCTGGAGGTTCTGAAATCTCACGTTTCCCGAGACGAAGACTTCGTCACTGCCGCCTCTATCCTCGAGTCCCTTCCTACGCCATTCGTAGCACTCTCGCCATCCGGAGATCTTATCGATCTCAACCGGGCCGCCGCCGACCTCTTCGAGATTGACCAGGAAAATGCTGTCGGCCAGCCTGCAGAGGAGGTCTTTTCAGCCGGCTGCGCCCACACCCTTAGAAAGATCACACAACGTTCCACTGATTTCTGCGTCGTCTCCCGCGCCACCCTGAACCATGCAGGCAGGGACTACGCAACCCGCGCCGCCCCACTCATACACGACGAGATAGTCCGCGGTGCAGTCATTGTCATCGATCTGTCCACACCCTCGGCCCCGGCCAGAAACCTCGCACCGGTCCGCGCAGCCGACGGCGCGGGTTACTGGGTACCGATCTATATCCCGACCACAGGTGAGGGGCCGGACGCCACTTTCCACTTCCGGTGAGTGGTGCCCGGTCATCACTCAAGTATCTGATACTTTTTTCGTAACTCTATGGTCCCGCGCCATCTCCTCTTCGCACCGGAATGCACAGTCATAGCAATTGCCAGAAAGAGATCGTGAAGCGCGTGGTATGGCGCCGCCCTCCACCGATCCTCACCGTGGGGGGGGTCGAGAGGGGTTGCCCTCCGGTGCGAGAGAGTGACAAAAATTTCTTTGTTATTCTGTGGGGCGGCCCGTCGGATCGACATGCCTTCCCGCACGCTCGCACCGGGGGCGCTGCCCACGGACCCCCTTGCGATTGGGGCGGGAAGGCGGAGGGGGATCATGAAGAGGATAGTGTCGTTTCCTATGTTCTCTTCACGCGAGGAGAGAGATATCGTTCAATTGCATCGCGCTGGCGACATTTTGTCCTTGATGTTCCAAAAGGCGGCAGGACCGCAGGGCCGATCCGAAGGGACATTCATACATTCCAAAAAAGTATTACCATTTTGAAAATAATTATGACCCATGGACCTACCACCCCACAAGAGGGAGAGTGTTCTCCCGCTCCCGGTCGTCCTCATCTCGACCATCTCCTCTGACGGCACGCTCAATGTCGCACCCTGGGGAAACATCACTCCGATCCTGCGGCCTCTCGACGAGATCGTCCTTGCATCATGGCTGAAGCGGGACACCCTCGATAACATCAGGGCGACCGGCGAATTCGTCGTCAATGTCCCAACCGCCGGGATGAGTCGCGAAGTGATGATCTGCGCACGCCACTACCCCCCCGAGATCGATGAGTTTGTGGAAGCAGATCTCATACCCCATCCCTCGAAAACCGTGCGTCCCCCGGGCATCGAGGGGTGCATTGCATGGATGGAGTGCACCCTGGTCGAGGAGATCTGCAGGGAAAAATATGTCCTTGTCATCGGGAAGGTGGAACGACTTGAGGCCGACGACCGCTTTTTCACCCCGGACGGAGAGATGGACCCCGCCGTGGCGAAGCCGCTCTGCATGCTCTGCGGGAAGAGCGGGATGCGGTTCACCCACCCGGCCGGAGACGGGGAGTACCGATCATATGCCGAGATGTTCTCCTGGGAGAAAGGTGCGTGAAAGGGACTGTCTAGAAGCCCTTGATCGTTCTCCTCACGAAATGGCAGCGAGCGGGAACAGAGCCCCTCGCCACCCCCCGTCTATCTTCACGCCGGGATTGAGGAGTCACCCCCGGGAGGAGCAAAGATTTCAGGAATCCATCTCCCGTTGTGCTGGTTTCTGAGAGTTTCGCTCCCGGATAAAACAGAACCTGAAAATATAGAGGGGATTCCCCCTCAAGGGCGGGCAGGAGAATTCAAACAAAAAAAAAGGAGATTTACTCCTTCTGGAAGATGTTGAAGATCTGGTCGCTGCCGGTGCCGGTAAGCCTGTCCCTCTCTTCGTTCTCCTCGACAAGGGCAAGGAGCGGGAGGGTCATGTCGACGCCCGGCACGAAACCGAACATCTCCTGGAGGTCGACCTGGAGCGCGTGCATGAACAGCGAGTTCGGGATGTCCATGGCACAGAGTTCCTGGCACTGACCGCAGTTGATGCAGGAGTCGGAGATGTGGGCGAACCTGATGAGGTGGAACATGAAGTTCGGCGGTATCTCACCGGGCTTGACCAGGTACGGCTTCTTGGTGGAGCACTCGACACAGTAGCAGATCGGACAGTTGTCGATGCACTGGTAGCACTTGATACACCGGGAAGTCTCGTTCAGGATCTTCTTCAGACGGTCGCTGCCCTCACCGAGAGCTTCGAAGTCCCTGGCACGCCAGGAGTCGCCGAGCTTGAGCATGGCGTTCTCGACCTTGCCGCGGATCTCGATGCCCTTCGGGTTTGGTGCCTCGGTGGCAAGCTTGCCCGCCTTTGTGGCGGCGTCGAGGAGCTCTGCACCCTTCTCGGAGCAGACTTCGACGAAGGTGGCCTTGCCGGCCTTGTCGCCGATGACACCCCAGTTCCCGCAGGCGAGGTCTGCCTGGCGCGGAACCTTCATCTTGCACCGGCGGCAGTTGGACCTGCGGCCGTAGCCTTCCTCTTCGAGCTCGTCGATCTTGATGCCCTTGTGGCCGTCGGCGGTCTCGATGATGAACTGGCCCTTATCGATCTCCTCCTTGAGGACGGTGTCGGGGTCGGTCTCGAACTTGTCGGCGATCATCTTGCGGGCGGTGACCGGGCTGACCGTACCACCACAGTTGAGACCGATCATCACGACATTGTCGAGGTTGATCTGCTGCCTCTTGGCAAGTTCGTAGATACCCATTGCATCGCAGCCCTTGACGGTGACCGCGATCTTCATGTCGTTAGCACCGTTGAGGTACTTCTTGAAGAGCTTGGAGAGGAGGAGCGTCCCGCAGTGGAGGGAGCCCGCAGCCTGCGCAATCTCTTCGGGGTCGGTGATGAGGGTCGGGACAGCGTCGTAGATGTCCGCACCCTTCTTCACGGCAAGGACCGCGTCGACCATCTTGCTCTCAAGGGCGTACTTGAGGAGCGAGGAAACGGCACCGCCGCACTCGCCCTTTGCAAGGAGGTCCGCATCGGTCGACCATGCGTAATACATATCGCCTTTTGCTGACATTTTCAGGCCTCCTGGATCTTTTCAACCTTCACCGCACATGCCTTGAACTCCGGGATCTTCGCGATCGGGTCGAGGACGTTGTTGGTGAGAACGTTTGCTGCGCACTCGGCAAAGTGGAACGGCATGAAGGTGACACCCTTCATAATGTCCTTCGTGACCTTCGCGGGCACGTTGATAGTACCGCGGCGTGAGGTCGCCTTGACCATCTCGCCATCGACGATACCAAGGGCCTTGGCGTCCTCGGGGTTGAGCTCGATCCAGCCGGTCGGAACCTCGGCGTCGAGGTGCTCGGAGCGGCGGGTCATGGAGCCGGTGTGCCAGTGCCAGATGCACCTGCCAGTGGTGAGGACAAGCGGATACTCCTCGTCCGGAACCTCTGCAGGCGGCTTCCACTCGATGGGGTGCATGACACCCATGCCATCAGGGTGGGAGCACTTGCCGATGTGGAGGATCGGGGTGCCGGGGTGTTCCTCGGTGGGGCATGGCCAGTGAAGGGCCTCGGGCTTCTCGAGCCGCTCGTAGGTCATCCCTCCATAGGACGGGGTGAGTGAGCGCATCTCGTTGAAGACTTCCTCTGACGTCTGCCAGGGGAACTGGTCGGCATAACCCATCTTCGCAGCGAGTTCGGCGATGATCTGCCAGTCGAGTTTGGCCTGGCCGGGTGCCTCCTGAGCCTTGTGCCACATCTGGACACGGCGCTCGGTGGAGGTCTGCGTGCCGTCCTTCTCTGCATAGCAGGTGGCCGGGAGCACGACGTCGGCGAGAGCAGCGGTCTCGGTCATGAAGATATCCTGCACGACCATGAAGTCGAGGCTCTTAAGAGCGTGCTCGACGTGGGTGATGTCAGGGTCAGAGAGCATCGGGTTCTCGCCCATGATGTACATCGCCTTGAGCTCGCCAGGGTTGTCGGTGAGGACGTCCATCATGACGGTGACTTCGTAGCCGTTCTTCGACTCGCAGATGCCGTCGGGGAAGCCCCATCCGTCGGCGAACTTCTTGTGGACGGCCGGGTCGATGACCTTCTGGTAGGCGGTGAAGACGACCGGCAGCGCACCCATGTCGCAGGCGCCCTGCACGTTGTTCTGACCACGGAGTGCGTTCACACCGCCTCCGCGCTTCCCGATGTTGCCGGTGAGCATCTGGAGGTTTGCGGTGGACTTCACATTGTCGACACCGACGGTGTGCTGGGTGATACCCATTGAGTAGAGAAGGGCAGACGACTCGGCGGTCCCGATCCACTCTGCAGCGGTCTTGAGCTGCTCTGCCGGGATGCCGGAGATCTTCTCGACATTCTCGGGCAGGTAGTCGTCCTTCAGAACGACAGCTTTCAGCTCTTCATAGCCCTTTGCACGGTTCTGTACCCATTCCTTGTCTTCCCAGCCATTGCGGATGATCTCACCCATGATACAGTTCAGGATGGCGACATCGGAGCCAGAGCGGAACTGCATGTACAGGTCAGCCTGCTTGCCGGTGGCGGTGAGACGCGGGTCGGCGTAGATGATCTTCGCGCCGTTCATCTTGGCCTGGGCGATCTTGCGGCCGATGAGCGGGTGCTGCTCAAAGGTGTTGGACCCGATGATAAAGACACACCTGGACTCGGCAATGTCGAGAATCGAGTTGGTCATCGCGCCGGAGCCGAAGGAGGCGGCAAGCCCTGCGACGGTCGAAGCGTGGCAGAGACGGGCGCAGTGGTCGATGTGACGGGTCTTGAGAGCGCCGCGGGCGAACTTCATCAGAGCGTAGTTGTCCTCGTTGGAGGTACGGGCCGATGAGAGGCAGGCAATTTCGTCGGGCTTGTAGGACTTGAGCTTCTGGGCGATGAGGTCATAGGCCTCGTCCCAGGTCGCCTCGACAAACTCGCCGTCCTTCTTGATGAGCGGCGTGGTGAGGCGGTCCTCACGGTTCACAAATTCCCATGCATAGGTGCCCTTGGGGCAGACCTTACCCTCGTTGACCGGAGAGCGGTGGTACGGCTGGACGCCGCAAACCTTTCCGTCCTTGACAACGAGGTTGAAGGAACACCCTGTACCGCAGTACGGGCAGGTCGTTCGAACATACTTTACGTCCATGGAAAAACCTCGGATACAGAAAAATCTCAGAGACGCCATATAAGGTTACCCCTTCTCGCGGCGGAGTTTGGTGAATAATAGTGGACGGGCGCCTCCATACCCTCCGATTCCGGCAACACTTATCATTAACTGGCAATGCTTTTGGTTTACCTACCCCTGCTGATAGATTAAAAAAGTGGGGGAGCGCAGTTGTAGTACATGCAGGTGCCTGTGCCACCCATGCTCGCCGACCTTGTTGCGACCTCTTTTTCAGCCCTTGATGGTGCGGAGTTCTCAGACCTCACCCGCTGCCCGGAGTGCGGCGGGGTGGTGCGGGGGCACGACATGAAAAAACGGCGGTTTGCGGTGATCAAAACAGCCCGGGGGCGCTCCGAGATCACAATCTGGGTACGGCGGTATTACTGTACCCACTGCGGGGCACTCTGTTCGGCCCCGGCTCCATTCTATCCTGACACCAGGGTGGGGGCACCGATCGTCGACCTCTGCCGGGTGCTTGCCGGGGAGTACTCCTTCAACCAGGCGTCGAAAATCCTTGCTGCAATGGGCATCGTCCTCGACCGCGGCTCGGTCCGCAACTATGCCGCCCTCGACATCGGCACGGTCCCGTCCATCGAGCTCTGGGGCCTGTGCCTGCCCGGCTCTCTCCTCTCAATCATCTCCCTGACCATCGGCCGGAGTCAGTCGACTCCCGTCCCAGGGGCAGAAGTCCTCGCGGCCTGCGGTCTCCCAGCCACAGACCGGACACCGCTTCATCCTCACCGGCCCCCGCCCGAAATAGGGGAGGAGCGGGATGAAAAGGAAGAGAAAGAAGAACGGGAGCCCCAGGAGATAGCAGACCACCGTGATCAGGAGTGAACCTGCCAGGAGGAGCAGGCTCAGCGTATACCGTCGCGTCCCGCCACCTCCAGGACGGCGTACGCAGGCAGGGCGTCGGCCAGACCCCTGAGTTCGCGGTTCAGGTCAACGCCGGAGAGCATCCCTGCAAAGAGCGACGATCCGATCCCTCCGCAGATGACTGCATTGCACCCACTTGTTCCCATACAGGTGCTGACCGCTCTGACGATCATCCCGGCCTGAGCCGTCCAGCACTGGGTGGCGATCCCCTGAACCGCCTCTTCGCCGATCTCCTTGAGGTCGGCGCAGACGACCCTGGCGAGTCGGCGCATCGCCGCCTCCACCGTGACCGGGCCGCCATCAGGGGTGGCGGCGGTGTAGTCTTCAGGAGCGATCTGACCGAGGACCAGGTGGGCGTCGCCGCTGCACGCAAAGTACTCGGTCGAGACCGGGGTGAAGATTCCCCCCACCTCGACGGCCCTTACCAGGGTGGCTACGTTTGTCCTGAGCATGCCGGTGTAGACCAGGTAGCCCTGCTGGAGGCGGAGGAGGTCGGTGAGGCCACGGAGGTCATCGAAGCGGTTGAGCGGGACGATGTCCGCCGTGGTGCTCCCGACATCCAGGAGGACAGTCTCTGGGTAGCGTCCCCGGAGATAATCCGCAGAAGCCAGCCAGTTGGCGGCGGCAAGCTCCGATACCGGACCATCGTGGAAGGCCCCGTCGGTCCCGTAGAAGAGGGCGTCAGGGAAGGACTCCTGCACGGCCTCTACGATAAACCGGATCCCTTCATTTTTGGAGGAGAAACTGTCGGCAAGCTCGCCGCTCATCACGACGGCGGCGTTCTCCCCGTCCTTCGCATAGGGAGCGAGCAGGTCGGCGAGCGGGGCCTCGGTCCAGAGGGGGCAGTAATGGATGTGGGCACCGGTCCGGTCCACCACCTTCAGGTTCGCCCCGCCGACATCGATGCCGATCATAGGAGCATCACCCGGCCTTCGCGGTCGAACTCAACTCTTCCTTTGAGATGCACGCCGTCGGCCGGCACCTTCCCGCAGGAGGCGTCGACGAGGAGGTCGGCGATCTCTTCTTCCATGCAGGCGGCGATCCCGACCATGCTCGTCGTCATCCTGGGGTTCACCTCCAGCACATAGGGGCGGTCGCCGACGACCAGGTCGACGCCCACATATCCCTGGCACCCGAGCACCATCGCCGCCTGCACCGCGGTCCTGACGATCTCATCCTTCATCGGGTGGTCGACCGGGGTCTCGCCGCCATGATAAGCAAAGTACCCGTCCTCGCCGAGGGTGATCTTCTGCCGGTTGAGAGAGAGGACGAGCGGCCCTGCCCCCGAGAAGTAGAGACAGGCCTCGCCGACGATCCGGCTCCCGATAAGGCTGACCGAGAGGGGTTCGCCCTCGATATATTCCTGCCCGATCTCGTCGGGGCCTGGCGCCGCCTCAGTGAGTCTGGTGTTGTAGGTGTCGCACCCACGGATTGGCTTGACCACCTTGAGCCCATCGGTCTTCTCCGCGGGTACCGGGATGCCGTGCGCGGCAAGCACCTGGAGAGACCGCTTCTTGTTGGCACAGAGAGCGACATTCATCGATCCACACCCGATGTTATGCGTGCAGTCCTCAAGTTTCTTGGTGAGAGGGGCGAGGAGGCGGTCGGGGGCGATGACCAGCCCGACATCGCAGTCAGGGGCCATATCCTCGATCTCGGCCATCAGGTCGCCGCCGCGGGGACAGACCACCTCGTAGCCGCAGCGTGCAAAACTCTCGGAGAGGATCTTCAGCATGGCCCGCCCTTCCACCGCAAGGTCGGGGTCATGGAAGACGGTATATTCAGCAAGAAATGCCCTCATTCCCTACTGCGTTGGCATCGACCGGTGATGTAGATATTGATCGCAAACGACTATCAGGGAGGCGGGCATACCCATTCAACCAACGATGGACCGAAAGATTCTTCTCACCAATGACGACGGCGTGTACTCCAACGGGATCTGGGCGGCGTACGAGGCGCTCTCAGAGATCGCTGATGTAACCGTCGTTGCACCTGCCACCCAGCAGAGTGCGGTCGGACGCTCGATCTCGATCTTCGAGCCGATCCGTGCGACGAAGATCTCAGTCAACGGGGTGCCGGCCTATGCTGTCGGCGGCAAACCGACCGACGCGGTGATCATCGGGCTCTTCGCCCTGGATCTCAAACCTGACCTCGTGGTGAGCGGGGTCAACATCGGCGAGAACCTCAGTTACGAATCGATCATGACCTCGGGCACGGTGGGAGCGGCGCTGGAGGCGGCGAACCACGGGACACCCTCGGTCGCCTTCTCCCTCCAGGTCTGGGACCAGGGCGACAAGTTCGACGACCCGCGCCATGTCGGGAGCAATTTTGAGGAGACGAAGACGGTGGTGCGGGACGTCTGCGAACGGATCTTTGCACGCGGGTTCCCGGCAAAGACTGATGTCGTCAATGTGAACATCCCCTCGGAGGTGCGCGGCGATTACGAGGTCACCCACCTGGCGCGCAAGCTCTTCCACACCGGCGTGGAGCGGCGCCTCGACCCGCGCGGGAGGCCATATTTCTGGATCAACGGTCCACTGGTCGAGGACGCAGAGGAAGGGACCGACGTCCATGCGATCAGAAAAGGAAATATCTCGGTCACGCCGATCACCCTCGACTGCACGGCGGCCGGGGCCGACGCCGGCATGCATGATCTCCTGAGATAGGAAGGCGTCGGCACCTCTTATCTGTCCGGCCCTCCATACTTTTTTTCAATGAGCAAACAGGACAACCTCGATATAAAGCGGGTCGCTGGCGTCGCAGCCGCAGAAGAGGTACAGGACGGTATGGTGGTCGGCCTCGGCACCGGGTCGACGGCACATTATGCAATCCTCAGGATCGGCGAACGGATCAGAGCGGAGGGGCTCTCGGTCGTCGGGATCCCGACCTCGTACCAGTCGGCGATGCGGGCGCGCGCGGCCGGGATCAGGGTGGCCGACCTCGCCGACTACCCTGAGATCGACCTGACCATCGACGGCGCCGACCAGGTGGACGCGGCCTTCAACCTCATCAAGGGCGGCGGTGCGGCGCACACCCGCGAGAAATGTGTGGCGATGGCATCAAAGCGCATCATAACCGTCGTGGACCCTTCAAAACTCTCGGAGCACTTGAATGTCCCGGTGCCGGTCGAAGTCGTCCCTTATGCGGCCACGCTCGTTGAAAAACAGATCGAGGCCCTCGGGGGCAGGTCGGTGCTGCGAGAAGGCGTGAAGAAAGACGGCCCGGTTATCACCGACAACGGAAACTTCGTCTTCGACTGCGACTTCGGGACGATCGCCGATCCTGCAGGGCTTGAAGCGCGCCTGAACGCCCTCACAGGCGTCCTGACGTGCGGGATCTTTACGGAA contains:
- a CDS encoding ABC transporter ATP-binding protein, with amino-acid sequence MIEFEHVSLELGDFALKDVSLSIRRGDHYCILGPSGAGKTVVLEAVAGLHIPREGRVLLRGEDVGDIPPERRGVALVYQDYSLFPHMTVRKNIGFGLRLKKIPGDEIERRVDRLLERFSITHLADRHPLTMSGGEQQRVAIARALATEPDILLLDEPFAALDPVTKETLMDELARVRKETGLTVVQVTHAREEALRLATRIAVIIDGCLVQEDSREGVFDAPRTVEVARFVGMENIVDGIVAENQDGLASVRVGDRTLFALSDVQPGVRVSVAFRAADVVLARPGTDGSTARNHFKGVVTEVIPRGGPLVMVRVNCGFPLVAMITRQSAEESSISAGDEVLVRFKASAALAIPAERPTPP
- a CDS encoding acylphosphatase codes for the protein MQENENPLSSMTGVHRIEMGVNGRVQGVGYRSFVAGCAARTGVSGYVRNLPDGTVEIVAEGDAADLATFLDAVEAQDEPVISVEGITISLTEPTGEFTGFDARFGDRKEEIFKRSMLALDLMKEVLKTEENLLAEQKKTNKLLEEILKIRQQ
- a CDS encoding SemiSWEET family sugar transporter, with the protein product MDATMLIGFCAGLLTTVSFLPQVIRTLRTRSAHDFSALMLILLFAGLTLWFVYGALRDDAAIVATNGFTAALVAVIGATKMRSG
- a CDS encoding TspO/MBR family protein; protein product: MDRSAWYASLKKPWFTPPARVFGPIWGVLYLLMAVAAVIVIIEDGPDAPAALLAFAVQLVINLLWPSVFWGRRSLFGSFVVILLLWIAVLATIVLFSRVSDLAAALLLPYLIWVSLATLLSGAIWRLNRTQSA
- a CDS encoding ornithine cyclodeaminase family protein, which gives rise to MNFTRFCRTEYRETPYSFRIQKTDHITDLLTGECLRMPAAVSSPTLEALTVKVVSIFPENTKKGIPLIHAGVLLLDPDSSRSLALIEGSSLTALRTGAASGLATDLLARSESRVAAVIGAGGQARTQVAAICSVRPIEEVRIYARQPGHIEDIIREMATRSAREAVRGADIVCTATYSTKPVFPDASLEPGTHINAIGTYTPEMHEVPSETVLRAQVVVDQRDAALAEVGDLCVPIRAGIVGPEIFRAENGEMAAGIVPFERLSDEVTLFKSVGLGVQDTFAAARVYRNAHKMELGTEAVRDST
- a CDS encoding PAS domain-containing protein, which encodes MEHNLSESQKRLEVLKSHVSRDEDFVTAASILESLPTPFVALSPSGDLIDLNRAAADLFEIDQENAVGQPAEEVFSAGCAHTLRKITQRSTDFCVVSRATLNHAGRDYATRAAPLIHDEIVRGAVIVIDLSTPSAPARNLAPVRAADGAGYWVPIYIPTTGEGPDATFHFR
- a CDS encoding flavin reductase family protein translates to MDLPPHKRESVLPLPVVLISTISSDGTLNVAPWGNITPILRPLDEIVLASWLKRDTLDNIRATGEFVVNVPTAGMSREVMICARHYPPEIDEFVEADLIPHPSKTVRPPGIEGCIAWMECTLVEEICREKYVLVIGKVERLEADDRFFTPDGEMDPAVAKPLCMLCGKSGMRFTHPAGDGEYRSYAEMFSWEKGA
- a CDS encoding Coenzyme F420 hydrogenase/dehydrogenase, beta subunit C-terminal domain, which encodes MSAKGDMYYAWSTDADLLAKGECGGAVSSLLKYALESKMVDAVLAVKKGADIYDAVPTLITDPEEIAQAAGSLHCGTLLLSKLFKKYLNGANDMKIAVTVKGCDAMGIYELAKRQQINLDNVVMIGLNCGGTVSPVTARKMIADKFETDPDTVLKEEIDKGQFIIETADGHKGIKIDELEEEGYGRRSNCRRCKMKVPRQADLACGNWGVIGDKAGKATFVEVCSEKGAELLDAATKAGKLATEAPNPKGIEIRGKVENAMLKLGDSWRARDFEALGEGSDRLKKILNETSRCIKCYQCIDNCPICYCVECSTKKPYLVKPGEIPPNFMFHLIRFAHISDSCINCGQCQELCAMDIPNSLFMHALQVDLQEMFGFVPGVDMTLPLLALVEENEERDRLTGTGSDQIFNIFQKE
- the fdhF gene encoding formate dehydrogenase subunit alpha, encoding MDVKYVRTTCPYCGTGCSFNLVVKDGKVCGVQPYHRSPVNEGKVCPKGTYAWEFVNREDRLTTPLIKKDGEFVEATWDEAYDLIAQKLKSYKPDEIACLSSARTSNEDNYALMKFARGALKTRHIDHCARLCHASTVAGLAASFGSGAMTNSILDIAESRCVFIIGSNTFEQHPLIGRKIAQAKMNGAKIIYADPRLTATGKQADLYMQFRSGSDVAILNCIMGEIIRNGWEDKEWVQNRAKGYEELKAVVLKDDYLPENVEKISGIPAEQLKTAAEWIGTAESSALLYSMGITQHTVGVDNVKSTANLQMLTGNIGKRGGGVNALRGQNNVQGACDMGALPVVFTAYQKVIDPAVHKKFADGWGFPDGICESKNGYEVTVMMDVLTDNPGELKAMYIMGENPMLSDPDITHVEHALKSLDFMVVQDIFMTETAALADVVLPATCYAEKDGTQTSTERRVQMWHKAQEAPGQAKLDWQIIAELAAKMGYADQFPWQTSEEVFNEMRSLTPSYGGMTYERLEKPEALHWPCPTEEHPGTPILHIGKCSHPDGMGVMHPIEWKPPAEVPDEEYPLVLTTGRCIWHWHTGSMTRRSEHLDAEVPTGWIELNPEDAKALGIVDGEMVKATSRRGTINVPAKVTKDIMKGVTFMPFHFAECAANVLTNNVLDPIAKIPEFKACAVKVEKIQEA